The Aeromicrobium sp. Leaf245 genome includes a region encoding these proteins:
- a CDS encoding decaprenylphospho-beta-D-erythro-pentofuranosid-2-ulose 2-reductase codes for MINALGIPTSVLLLGGTSDIAMATAEAWARTSPGLEVTLAARPGERRDDAVERLRARGCVMTPVDFEAADTSSHAAVVDAVPGDVDVALVAFGVLGDQERAWTDVGLAHEIATVNYVAAVTVGVALGARIRRQGHGVVVALSSVAGERARRSNFVYGSSKAGMDTFYTGLGEAVREHGGRVVVVRPGFVHSTMTHGLEPAPLATTPEAVAAAIVDAVRDGREQVWVPKPLRGVMSGLRHVPRPLFRRLPL; via the coding sequence GTGATCAACGCCCTCGGCATCCCCACCTCCGTCCTGCTGCTCGGAGGCACGTCCGACATCGCGATGGCCACGGCCGAGGCGTGGGCGCGTACCTCGCCCGGTCTCGAGGTGACGCTCGCCGCCCGACCAGGTGAGCGGCGCGACGACGCGGTCGAGCGGCTCCGCGCCCGCGGGTGCGTGATGACCCCGGTCGACTTCGAGGCGGCCGACACCTCGAGCCACGCTGCCGTGGTCGACGCGGTCCCCGGCGACGTCGACGTCGCCCTGGTGGCCTTCGGGGTGCTCGGTGACCAGGAGCGCGCCTGGACGGACGTCGGTCTCGCGCACGAGATCGCGACCGTGAACTACGTCGCCGCCGTGACGGTCGGGGTGGCGCTCGGGGCACGGATCCGGCGTCAGGGACACGGTGTGGTGGTGGCGCTGTCCAGCGTCGCCGGTGAGCGGGCACGCCGCTCGAACTTCGTCTACGGCTCGAGCAAGGCCGGGATGGACACGTTCTACACGGGCCTCGGGGAGGCCGTGCGCGAGCACGGCGGGCGGGTCGTCGTGGTGCGTCCGGGATTCGTGCACTCGACGATGACGCACGGACTCGAGCCGGCTCCCCTGGCCACGACGCCGGAGGCCGTGGCTGCGGCGATCGTCGACGCGGTCCGGGACGGTCGGGAGCAGGTGTGGGTGCCCAAGCCGCTCCGAGGCGTCATGTCAGGGCTCCGGCACGTGCCGCGGCCGCTGTTCCGCCGGCTGCCCCTCTGA